The following coding sequences lie in one Panicum virgatum strain AP13 chromosome 6N, P.virgatum_v5, whole genome shotgun sequence genomic window:
- the LOC120678902 gene encoding probable WRKY transcription factor 2: protein MAGTDNRRALMEDWMLPSPSPRTLMSSFLNEEFSSGPFSSIFGDNSSNKPQDGIEKTKTLVDLSVEETVQDTKAPLQLESNLFSTNQKSTSHGSLAERMAARAGFGVLKIDTSHVSSSAPIRSPVTIPPGVSPRELLESPVFLPNAIAQPSPTTGKLPFLMPNNFKSMISSVPKKVEDQSHDDCAFSFQTILRSKPPSFSTVDKGLGAFHQNQSLNDSQQELSLQVSTTATKDETEENLVKPSTCDSMLDNDHPSPADEQVESEENQNGEDASVSVIAPDEDGYNWRKYGQKQVKNSEHPRSYYKCTHPNCPVKKKVERSQEGHITEIVYKGSHSHPLPPPNRRPSVLSSHVIDLQADGSENFRSKPGHNTETSREMAPNDHFQDVHSVGLERNLSGSLTTTEIADTCVMESQEAVDVSPTVSSNEKDDRATHGTIPLTYGRDEDETESKRRKMEVSATTNATTNAFDMATMASRAVREPQIVVQTTSEVDILDDGYRWRKYGQKVVKGNPNPRSYYKCTYAGCSVRKHVERASNDLKSVITTYEGKHNHEVPAARNSSGQPNSSSSAAPQGSNLHQRPEPAQPSIPQLSAAAAYGSLCLPSQLSAASGGFSFGMLPPGMAVPVPSLRTFMPASVPGQPPKMQGCAGLVLPRGEVKVNPEEQSQLQVTNGNAMAAYQQFMGRLPQGPQM, encoded by the exons ATGGCCGGGACCGACAACCGCAGAGCATTGATGGAGGATTGGATGCTTCCTTCACCCAGCCCAAGAACACTGATGTCAAGCTTCTTGAACGAAGAATTCAGCTCTGGTCCATTCTCCAGCATCTTTGGTGACAACAGCAGTAACAAACCACAGGATGGAATTGAGAAGACCAAAACTTTGGTTGATCTAAGCGTTGAAGAAACTGTTCAAGATACAAAAGCCCCTCTGCAGCTTGAATCAAACCTTTTTAGCACAAATCAGAAATCAACCTCACATGGAAGTCTTGCAGAGAGGATGGCTGCCAGGGCCGGTTTTGGAGTCCTGAAAATTGACACATCCCATGTCAGTTCTTCTGCGCCAATTCGGTCTCCTGTGACAATACCACCAGGTGTGAGTCCAAGGGAGCTTCTGGAGTCACCAGTTTTTCTACCCAATGCCATT GCGCAACCTTCTCCTACGACCGGCAAGTTGCCTTTTCTGATGCCTAATAACTTTAAATCAATGATATCCTCGGTACCCAAGAAGGTTGAAGATCAGTCGCATGATGATTGTGCATTTTCCTTCCAGACTATTTTGAGGTCTAAGCCCCCAAGTTTTTCAACTGTGGACAAG GGTTTAGGTGCATTTCACCAAAACCAGTCCTTAAATGATAGTCAGCAGGAATTAAGTCTCCAGGTTAGCACAACTGCAACCAAGGATGAAACTGAGGAAAATCTTGTTAAACCTAGCACATGTGATTCCATGTTAGACAACGATCATCCATCCCCTGCTGATGAACAGGTAGAGAGTGAGGAAAACCAAAATGGAGAAGATGCTTCCGTTTCAGTTATTGCGCCTGATGAGGATGGATATAACTGGAGAAAATATGGACAGAAGCAAGTGAAGAATAGTGAGCACCCAAGGAGCTACTACAAATGCACTCACCCAAATTGCCCGGTCAAGAAAAAGGTGGAGCGTTCTCAAGAGGGTCATATAACGGAGATAGTCTACAAAGGTTCCCACAGTCACCCTTTGCCGCCTCCCAACCGCCGGCCAAGTGTCCTGTCATCACACGTCATTGATTTGCAAGCTGATGGCTCTGAGAACTTTCGTTCCAAACCTGGTCATAACACAGAAACTTCACGGGAAATGGCTCCAAATGACCACTTCCAAGATGTGCACAGTGTAGGTCTTGAAAGAAATCTGTCTGGTTCTCTTACCACAACAGAGATTGCTGATACATGTGTTATGGAGTCCCAAGAAGCTGTAGATGTCTCACCAACAGTCTCATCCAATGAAAAAGATGACAGGGCAACCCATGGTACCATTCCCTTAACCTATGGTAGGGATGAAGATGAGACTGAATCTAAAAGAAG GAAGATGGAGGTTTCTGCCACTACTAACGCTACCACCAATGCCTTTGACATGGCAACTATGGCATCAAGAGCTGTCCGGGAACCTCAGATTGTTGTGCAGACCACAAGTGAGGTTGACATCCTTGATGATGGTTACCGCTGGCGCAAGTATGGGCAGAAAGTTGTCAAAGGAAATCCAAACCCGAG GAGCTACTATAAATGCACTTACGCAGGCTGCTCCGTGCGCAAGCATGTGGAGAGAGCCTCAAATGATCTCAAGTCCGTGATCACCACCTATGAGGGCAAGCACAACCATGAAGTTCCAGCTGCCAGAAACAGCAGTGGGCAACCGAACTCCAGTTCCAGTGCTGCGCCACAGGGTAGCAACCTTCACCAGAGGCCAGAACCGGCACAACCCAGCATCCCACAGTtgagtgctgctgctgcctacGGCTCACTTTGTCTCCCATCGCAACTTAGCGCAGCTTCAGGCGGTTTCTCCTTCGGAATGCTCCCGCCTGGCATGGCGGTACCAGTACCATCTCTGAGAACCTTCATGCCAGCATCTGTACCTGGCCAACCTCCAAAAATGCAGGGTTGTGCAGGGCTTGTCCTGCCAAGAGGTGAGGTGAAGGTGAACCCAGAGGAGCAGTCCCAATTGCAAGTGACAAACGGGAATGCCATGGCAGCTTACCAGCAGTTCATGGGCAGATTGCCTCAGGGACCTCAGATGTAA